A stretch of Acipenser ruthenus chromosome 1, fAciRut3.2 maternal haplotype, whole genome shotgun sequence DNA encodes these proteins:
- the LOC117973325 gene encoding bone morphogenetic protein 3-like, whose protein sequence is MAHYHRLSVVLFAWSYFCFGSCDLLKDHFAGLKNNADLGDFDRTGDTHDISEAENELLLRDTVSEHMVMLYDKYKGTGFHFKDGNTVRSFKAKWGTIRDKQLQIFNLTSLTKSEDILSATLHYYIGDLLNTSRKCARPMSCGHHGHRKQAHIHLAIWSLASVANNTRTLGHFHINASTVYRNFLSWQWKDITRVLNEAKHKDELLIGIEIASQGTRPWKKLLSKRSPYILVYANDSAISESEAVVSTLQRQGGSLAPGLHKLRVHTRNSTAERRSKRSANILFPLQNNELPGAEYQFNEAQAWGERNPYKALETRPAERQRNKKKQRKSDGHKVQTLQFDEQTLKKARRKQWNEPRNCARRYLKVDFADIGWSEWIISPKSFDAYYCSGSCQFPMPKSLKPSNHATIQSIVRAVGVVPGIPEPCCVPERMSSLTILFFDENKNVVLKVYPNMTVESCACR, encoded by the exons ATGGCTCACTATCACCGGTTGTCTGTCGTGTTGTTCGCGTGGAGCTATTTTTGCTTTGGATCTTGTGATCTGCTAAAAGATCATTTCGCAGGACTCAAGAACAATGCCGACTTGGGAGATTTCGACAGGACTGGGGATACACATGACATTTCTGAAGCTGAAAACGAGCTGCTTTTGCGGGACACCGTCTCAGAACACATGGTGATGCTATATGATAAGTACAAGGGAACAGGTTTTCACTTCAAGGATGGAAATACAGTTCGGAGTTTTAAAGCTAAGTGGG GCACCATTAGAGATAAGCAACTGCAAATCTTTAACCTGACCTCTCTAACGAAATCAGAAGACATTCTTTCTGCCACGTTACATTACTATATAGGAGACCTGCTGAACACAAGCCGGAAGTGTGCAAGACCCATGAGCTGTGGTCACCATGGCCACAGAAAACAAGCCCACATCCATCTTGCCATCTGGAGTTTGGCTTCTGTGGCCAACAACACCAGGACTCTGGGGCACTTTCATATCAATGCCTCCACTGTCTATCGGAACTTCCTGTCATGGCAGTGGAAGGACATTACACGTGTCCTGAATGAAGCCAAGCACAAGGACGAGCTTCTGATCGGGATTGAGATCGCCTCGCAAGGAACCAGGCCCTGGAAAAAGCTGCTTTCGAAGCGCTCCCCATACATTCTGGTGTACGCAAACGACTCTGCTATCTCAGAATCAGAAGCTGTAGTGTCAACACTGCAAAGGCAAGGGGGGTCCCTGGCTCCCGGCCTCCACAAGCTGAGAGTGCACACACGCAACAGCACCGCCGAGCGGAGGAGCAAGCGATCCGCTAACATCCTCTTCCCACTGCAGAACAACGAGCTGCCAGGGGCAGAGTACCAGTTCAACGAGGCCCAGGCCTGGGGAGAGAGGAATCCGTACAAAGCACTGGAGACCCGCCCAGCAGAGCGGCAGAGGAACAAAAAGAAGCAGCGAAAGAGCGATGGGCACAAGGTGCAGACGCTCCAGTTCGAtgaacagactttgaaaaaggCTCGACGGAAGCAGTGGAACGAGCCACGGAATTGCGCCCGCAGGTACCTGAAGGTGGATTTTGCTGACATTGGCTGGAGTGAGTGGATTATTTCCCCAAAGTCTTTTGATGCCTACTACTGCTCTGGGTCCTGCCAGTTTCCCATGCCAAAG TCTTTAAAGCCGTCGAACCACGCCACCATCCAGAGCATTGTGAGAGCTGTGGGTGTGGTTCCTGGGATCCCAGAGCCCTGCTGCGTTCCAGAACGCATGTCCTCCCTCACTATATTATTCTTTGACGAGAACAAGAACGTGGTCCTCAAGGTCTACCCCAACATGACTGTGGAGTCGTGTGCCTGCAGATAA
- the LOC117403583 gene encoding cGMP-dependent protein kinase 2-like produces MGNGLVKPKQLKQPDGTLVTLSINSNGNKLFQEGTDDILKTKVADLERESKRKDEEMRDKDSKIKSLTEHLSKQTATISELTEELHNKCIQLNKLQDVIKTQGGNSLYPSPLKARINQQVNCLFKETLNRRKGAKEGVSAEPTSRTYGSSKLPKFSFEKVRVRKDSSVKKLITEALNKNLFLKRLEVQQIKDMVACMYERNYHQGDYVIKQGEPGNHLFVVAEGKLDVFQQSKFLTTMSVWTAFGELAILYNCTRTASVRAVSHVKTWALDREVFQNIMRRTAQARHEQYRNFLRSVSLFTNLPEDKLSKIVDCLEVEYYDKGDYIIREGEEGSTFYIITKGKVNVTQSTDGHAEPQMIKTLQRGDYFGEKALISDDFRSANIIADENDVECLVIDRETFNQTVGTFDELQKYLQGYVENLTRDDEKRHARSPTCVRWTPDISLEMIQLKEKVSGFSSTSPFQNLEVIATLGVGGFGRVELVKVKNEEVTFAMKCIKKKHIVDNRQEEHIHSERMILQEAFSPFIVKLYRTFKDNKYVYMLLEACLGGEIWSMLRDRGSFDESTAKLCVGCVTEAFDYLHQNGIIYRDLKPENLMVDSEGYIKLVDFGFAKKIGSGQKTWTFCGTPEYVAPEIILNKGHDFSVDFWSLGILVFELLTGSPPFSGADQMMTYNLILKGIEKMDFPKKITRRPEDLIRKLCRQNPTERLGNLKNGITDIKKHRWFNGFNWEGLKARNIISPLKRELKGPNDHGYFDYYPPDEDTPPDELSGWDHDF; encoded by the exons ATGGGGAACGGATTAGTGAAACCCAAACAGCTGAAGCAGCCTGACGGGACCCTGGTAACCCTCTCCATTAACAGCAACGGAAACAAGCTGTTCCAGGAAGGTACTGATGACATTCTCAAAACCAAAGTTGCAGACCTGGAAagggaaagcaaaagaaaagatgAAGAGATGCGGGACAAGGATTCCAAAATCAAAAGTCTGACGGAACACCTTTCCAAACAGACCGCAACCATTTCTGAGCTTACGGAGGAGCTGCATAACAAGTGCATTCAGCTGAACAAGCTCCAGGATGTGATCAAAACTCAAGGTGGAAATAGCCTTTACCCCTCGCCGCTGAAAGCTAGGATCAACCAGCAGGTCAATTGTTTGTTTAAAGAAACCCTGAACAGACGAAAGGGAGCCAAAGAAGGGGTCTCGGCAGAGCCCACATCGAGGACGTATGGCTCCAGCAAGCTGCCCAAGTTTTCCTTTGAAAAAGTTAGAGTTCGCAAGGATTCAAG TGTGAAGAAGCTCATCACTGAGGCTCTCAATAAGAACCTGTTTCTGAAGAGACTGGAGGTGCAGCAAATCAAAGACATGGTGGCGTGCATGTATGAGAGGAACTACCACCAGGGAGATTATGTCATCAAGCAGGGGGAGCCCGGCAATCATCTGTTTGTTGTTGCAG AGGGCAAACTGGATGTCTTTCAACAGAGCAAGTTTTTAACAACAATGTCGGTGTGGACAGCATTCGGTGAATTAGCGATTTTATATAACTGCACAAGGACGGCATCTGTCAGAG ctgtcagccatgtcaAGACGTGGGCCCTGGACCGGGAAGTGTTCCAGAACATCATGAGGAGGACAGCACAAGCCAGGCACGAGCAGTACAGGAACTTCCTCCGAAG tgtttcatTGTTCACCAACCTACCCGAAGACAAACTTAGCAAGATTGTTGACTGCTTGGAAGTA GAATATTATGACAAAGGGGATTACATCATaagggaaggagaggaaggaagcACTTTCTACATTATTACCAAAGGAAAG gtTAATGTGACCCAGAGTACAGACGGCCATGCTGAACCTCAGATGATAAAGACTTTGCAAAGAGGGGATTACTTTGGTGAAAAAGCCCTTATCAG TGATGACTTCAGGTCAGCAAACATAATCGCTGATGAAAACGATGTGGAGTGCCTGGTTATAGACCGAGA GACATTTAATCAAACTGTTGGGACATTTGATGAACTCCAAAAATATCTTCAAGGATATGTGGAAAATCTGACTAGAGATGATGAGAAAAGACATGCCAG GAGCCCAACCTGTGTTCGATGGACTCCGGATATCTCACTGGAGATGATTCAGTTGAAGGAGAAGGTTTCCGGCTTTTCATCAACATCTCCTTTCCAAAACCTTGAAGTTATTGCCACACTCGGAGTAGGTGGCTTTGGGAGAGTGGAATTG GTGAAAGTTAAGAATGAAGAGGTCACGTTTGCCATGAAATGCATCAAGAAAAAGCACATTGTTGACAACAGACAAGAAGAGCACATCCATTCAGAGAGAATGATTCTGCAAGAGGCCTTTTCGCCATTTATTGTAAA GTTGTATCGTACATTTAAAGACAATAAATATGTATACATGTTGCTGGAAGCCTGTCTTGGAGGGGAAATCTGGAGCATGCTAAGGGATAG GGGGAGTTTTGATGAATCTACAGCAAAGCTTTGTGTTGGTTGTGTAACTGAAGCTTTTGACTACCTGCACCAGAATGGGATCATCTACAGAGACCTGAAGCCAGAGAATCTAATGGTGGACTCAGAGGGATACATTAAACTG GTGGATTTCGGCTTTGCTAAGAAGATTGGATCTGGCCAGAAAACATGGACATTCTGTGGAACCCCCGAATATGTAGCTCCTGAGATCATTCTTAACAAAGGGCATGATTTCAGTGTAGATTTCTGGTCACTGGGAATCCTGGTGTTTGAACTCCTAACTGGCAG CCCACCATTTTCTGGGGCTGATCAGATGATGACGTACAACCTTATACTGAAAGGCATAGAAAAAATGGATTTTCCAAAGAAAATAACAAGACGACCTGAGGACCTGATCCGTAAGCTGTGTCG acAAAATCCAACTGAGCGTCTAGGAAACCTGAAGAATGGAATAACCGACATTAAGAAGCACCG gtGGTTCAATGGATTTAACTGGGAGGGACTGAAAGCCCGAAATATAATATCCCCACTGAAAAGAGAg CTCAAAGGGCCTAATGACCACGGTTACTTTGATTACTATCCCCCTGATGAGGACACCCCCCCGGATGAGCTGTCAGGCTGGGATCATGATTTCTGA